A DNA window from Streptococcus sp. LPB0220 contains the following coding sequences:
- a CDS encoding metal-sulfur cluster assembly factor encodes MREDIKINDRALALEKSLIEKLELVFDTDVELDVYNLGLIYEIHLDETGTCKVVMTFTDTACSCAESLPIEIVSRLKEIEGIEDVKVEVTWSPAWKITRISRYGRIALGLPPR; translated from the coding sequence ATGAGAGAGGATATCAAAATCAATGACCGCGCCCTGGCACTAGAGAAGTCGTTAATCGAAAAATTGGAGCTTGTATTTGATACCGATGTTGAGTTAGATGTCTATAACCTAGGACTGATCTACGAGATCCATCTAGATGAAACCGGCACTTGCAAGGTGGTTATGACCTTTACCGATACGGCTTGTAGCTGTGCTGAGAGCCTTCCGATCGAAATCGTTTCGCGCCTCAAGGAAATCGAGGGGATCGAAGATGTCAAGGTTGAAGTGACTTGGTCACCCGCTTGGAAAATTACACGAATCAGCCGATACGGACGTATCGCCCTTGGTCTTCCACCACGATAA